The sequence attagtcatcattgatgatctatcacatttgcagcattttttttgaaacattttagggtttcaattggttttaatttctattagtctcctattttggaagccttgttagaaatgaaaaagaaaaatactaaagatacTGCAAAATGTTCataatataatgtgataatgactgtaattgatgaaattcaacaacttaatttatttttgtttgaatttattttttatgtgattggtgacatgttagttaaatttaaacttaaacatttagtaaaatttgtggtatctttaacatcacttaaaaaaaaagtactaattatttaaaaatgttatatttttataaaattttgggcctttacaaataaaaatggggcctttttttagtggggaattttttttttttggttgtggggccttaggcctaggcctaagttgcCTAGGCCTTGAGCCGGCACTGATTACAGTGTCTCAAGTCAGTTAATGCCTTATGTCAAAATTGTTGCCTATGATGAAAGCCTTCTACTGTGGCACATTGCTACTGAACTCTGCTACAACACTGATCAACACAGTAAAGAGCCTTTGCATTGTAAATATTGTGAAGCTCGTGAATTCAGTAAGCGCCTCTCAGATTAcatgttttatcttttatatcaGCAGCAAGGTATGATGTCCGAAGTGTCAGGAATTTCAAAACTAAGGTTCAAGGACACGCTCTCTGAAGCACAACGATTCTTTGGCGAATATGGGGGAAAAAATCTGCCAGAAGGCTGTAAAAATATTCTTGAGGTGAACACATCTGTCAAACCTGTTCATGTGAAGGGAGATCAATCTAAGTCTGTACTGTTTGATGCATGCATGTTGGCAAAAGAGATTGAGAAATTGAGCCCAGACATTAAATGGAAGGTAACAAGTAAAGTATGGGTGGAATTATTGTCATATGCTGCGAGTCGTAGCAGAGCAAAGGCCCATGTCCAACAGCTAAGTAAGGGTGGTGAGCTTATTACTTTTGTTTGGCTGTTGATGGCACAGTTTGGCTTGAAAGAGCATGCTTGGGTTGAGACCCGTACCAGAGCAAAGCTGGATCTTAATAAATGATCAAATATGAAGGTTATGTACTGAATGATGAATAAATATGATGTACCCAATAATTTCTTCATCATTGTCTTCATCAATATCATAAATAGTTATCATGAATATTATGAAATAAAACGTGTGGATTCATTTGCTTTCATTGATATCATTTTCTTTGTccaaatgaaattatatatgaGCCAAGCACTGTTGCACAATTGTAATGTTTCTCCTTACAAGCGTGTAAGATCTAAAGTTTCTAGTTAACTCAAATAGTAAAACTCGTAATTTCTTAACGTTAATTTTATGAGATGTTCGAGtgagtttttgaatttcttaCTTTTACTCCTTTTCTGCCACAttgctcttctttttaatcttgAAAGCCATACAATAGACAATAATCTCATAACTCCCCTCCGACTCATCCCCCTCTCTCCTACATTTTTAAATGTCACTGACTCACTATCCACATATTTGGTGCTGTGCCAATTTTTGCCCATTACCCCCAATCTTGGCTTACTAAACCCATTAACAATGGAGAAAATCATTGTTTCACACTCTAGGATGTTGCTTCACAGTTCACACAATGTCCACATTTTTCACACTAAGTGTCTATTtgaaaacaacttatttagctgaaactgaagacttttttgctgaaagtactataaattaaactaaaaggtaattaaaatagtacaatagaacctataaataataccaaaatgtcCAATAAGAcctatgaataatagcaaaaataagctaattaataaaaaaaaattgactttttaagCCAATGTCAAACATACACCAATTATCTACATTTTCGATGTAATGTCCACACTTTACACATAATTCAGTAACCTTAACAATGTCAATACCAATGCCAAGATTCAAACAATATATAGATGGTTCTCATCTCATTGGCAATCAATTTTCTCATCAGCTTAGCTCACATCACTCAGGGTTTCCGGTTTTTTAAGGTTGGGCAGAATTTTTGGTTGATCAAGTAGTGTAATTAACACGCTCTTGCGCTAGTTTTCTCCAAACTTTGTAATCGTCTGTTTGTAATTCTTTGCACTTCATGTCTAAAATCAtatctatttcttatttttctaaaGTAAGCAATATATTGCATTCAAACCATTAGTTTTTTGTTCACTAAAATTGACACAAGGTTGATCCAAGATTGAAGAATGTAAATATTTGCTAGgtaaaacaaatttaataataattaaaaaaatctttcatttCAGAAGGAAggaaattctaatttttatcTCTAAACAAACTTAAACTAATTTACCAATAAGTTtcataatgagaaaaataaataaatattttttaaaacaaaacaatatgacatttttttttttttttcttttttcttttttctttttttttccctattttagAAAGGTAAAAATATCACTAGTTAAGTCAAAAGGCCTGTTACTTCTAGTAGACACCTCAAGAGAAAacacaatacaataaaatagaCAAACTATTTACCAAGTACAAATGTTAATAATTAACCAAGACAAAAATTTATGTGTTACAttacatttgaattttttccttaaaataacTTAGATAATACCAAAACAACATCGCTTTGCttattgttttcctttgttttctcaagaagcaaataaagagagagaaaacttacTAGGCAGGCAAATGGCGTAGTTAGGCGATGCTAGGCTGGTGTGAGACGTATAGCTCGCACGACAATGGGGCTGGTGTGAGTAATTTTGGCAGTGGTGATGACAAGTTGAGGGAGAGAGCAAATCGTTGtactggagagagagagagagagagagagagagagagagagatattcaGACAAGTTTGTTTAGAGAAAGGGAATTTGTTTAGTTAACTGTGGGTTAAATAGAGTTTGAATGTGATGAGTTAAGTTTTTTAGATTTGGGTAAATTACAGCAACTTACCCTGAGATTTGGGGTAATACCAAGCACATCCATAGGTTTTTAAAAATGGCCAAGTTggtccttaaacactaatgccGTTTGTGCACCATATATTAAActgttttatttcatttcttggCCCTCTCTCTTCATTCTCTATTCCTTCACACAAGAAAATACCTCTCTCCCTCAAGCTTAAGATCAAAGCCATTAGGTTTCAAATTCAGCAAGGATAACAAACTCCACCACCAAAAAGGTTTCGTGCCAATTTACCCACAAACCTATGCTATATGTTGTCGTTTAAAGCTAAGTGGTTAGGTCTGGGTCTAGGAGGATGCTGACTAGGTGAATCACGATTTAGGAGGAAGGTGGTTGGGTGGGTCGCGATCTAGGGTGGTGGACGACTATTGCTAGGTCATGATAAGTGGTGGGTGGTGGTTGCAGGGTCACAATTAGGTAGAACTTGCTGTCGTGGGTATGAggttttttttctaataaataaaatttgatttgggtttgaggTCTAAATCATGTGATGTTGGATGTTTGGAACTATTTGGGTTTGAGGAGGATGAGTGGGTAATGATATGTGGCGTTGATGTGGATGGTCACACGATGCTCGCCGCTATatgtttgggttttgttttgaataaattttttttttttttatttgggtcttTTTGAGGTGTGATATTGGATGATTGATTGGTTGAGTTAATCTatgtttggttgtgttgtaTGATGTTGAATCTAATTGGGTTGATCTTGGTTTGATCATTTGATGTagtgagatttttgtttttgaatgttCTATAAATTGTTTCCCAAATGAGACTGTATGGTTTTGGAAAACTGATGCAATGGTttagtgagattttttttggaatggTTCTTAAATACACAGTCATGTATGTCCTTTGGATATATTGGTTTGAGCTTGAGAGTaagtgagagagagggattATGTTCTGGGCAAAGAACAGAATGAAAGAAATAGATAATATaaatgaagttaaaaaaaatatgggaGAGTGAACAAATGGCACTACATGCCGTTCGtgtttaaggaccaaattggtcatttttaaaaacttttaaatgtTCTTGGTATTACCCCAAACCTCAGGGGAGGTTGTTGTAATTTAACCTTTAGACTTTAATTgagttgtctttttttttggtaagaagaAGTTTAAGTGGAGGGGAGGCTACCCCCACACCAGGGCTAGGGTAGGCCTCAGGCCTCAGAGAGGACTTACTGATCGCCCACCAATAGGAGATTGCTGGCAGTGGAACAAGACCTAGGCCTTTTGGGCGAAGCGTCCAAACCTTACCAACTGAACCAACCCCCGTTGATTGAGTTGGCCTGTTTTTTTACCCTATATCTATCAAATTAATCTAGTACATTAAAAATGTGcactctccatttcaaagggaTATGAAGAGAATTTGGATATGTCACAATGGGCCTTTTCTAGACCTAAAAACATCAGAGGTGAGCCATACTCTCCCCTAACAATGTCGCAGGCAAGTGGGTTTTGTTAggaacttttatttttccaaaatttcaaattctgaagaaattcttttattattattattattattattattattattattattattattattattatgcgtaaatgcacttttggtccctacattttgggccaattctcgatttggtccctaaattgatttttCTCCTAGGTCAATCATTgattttagaaaattgattttattttggtccttatcGTCAACCCAGTAATAGAAAAATTTGACGTGGCAAACAAAGAGCCTTgttggcacattaaatgctgacgtggctattaaaataataataaaatattttatttggccttttttaaatgccacattagcattttaattttttttaaagccacctcagaaaatttaaaaacaatttaaagaaaaaccttaaatttaatttaattaaaaattttaattatttttttttcataatgttgttcatgttcttcaacattttattcacaaaccaaaccaaacccagcaaccaagaaCTCGAATCACAAGATCACAAAGCAAGAACTCACCCATCACAAACGAACCCAGCAACGAAGAATTCAAATCACAATAACAAAAACCTAGTtaccaagaactcaaacccatatTAGAAGAACACAAAcgaaaagaggaagaaaaaattaaattaaatactagcaaaaaaatttcttcatgttcttcccaaatccaagAAGCAAGCAAACCAATCTCTAgcaaaccccaaatccaaatccaggAACCAAATCCAATCTCCATCAAatctagaaaaacaaaaaataaatccaagaaacaaacccataaactcAGTAACCAACCTAATCTCCAGCAACCCATAAACctagaaattttcttaggaaacaaacacacaaaaaacccataaaatcaaACAACTACACATTccctccaaaaaaaacaaaaacaaacctaGAACAAGAGGAACAAAGTTTTGCAATTGAGAAAGGAGAGGAAAATCGGACCACATGTGAAGTTGTAGGTGGAGGAGATAAGGCTTGGGGTGGCTCGTCCATGGCAGATCGAGAATAGGTGTGCTACCACCTCCACTAATGAGCCTCCCACGTGAAAACCCTCAAGGGAAACTCCACCGAACCAAGACCCAAGACCACATCAAGATACTGTCCATGGCAGATCGTTTTCTTCGCATCAAGCTTGTGAGATATAGCCATGGAGTtacaatggagagagagagaatatttaagattagaaaaagaaatagactTAAAAAGATAAGGTTAAAGaaataagaagagaaagaaaaagaattttaaaaagagagaatttgagaTTAATAAATGCTGATGAGATtaaagaaataagaagaaaaagaaaaagactaagATAATgattttcgatttttttttaagaaattattttagtttaaatttgattaaaaaaaatttttgtttaaattttctgaggtggctttaaaaaaaaaattaaaatgcagacgttgcatttaaaaaatgtcaaataaaatatttt comes from Castanea sativa cultivar Marrone di Chiusa Pesio chromosome 3, ASM4071231v1 and encodes:
- the LOC142628481 gene encoding uncharacterized protein LOC142628481; translation: MPYVKIVAYDESLLLWHIATELCYNTDQHSKEPLHCKYCEAREFSKRLSDYMFYLLYQQQGMMSEVSGISKLRFKDTLSEAQRFFGEYGGKNLPEGCKNILEVNTSVKPVHVKGDQSKSVLFDACMLAKEIEKLSPDIKWKVTSKVWVELLSYAASRSRAKAHVQQLSKGGELITFVWLLMAQFGLKEHAWVETRTRAKLDLNK